The proteins below come from a single Chryseobacterium bernardetii genomic window:
- the nadB gene encoding L-aspartate oxidase produces the protein MIKADVLVIGSGISGLSYAIKVSEQLPDAKIIIVTKSDEDESNTKYAQGGLAVVTDFQKDNFEKHIEDTMRAGDGENKRDVVEMVVKEAPARFNEIVEWGAQFDMKNGKFALGREGGHTENRIVHHKDITGFEIERALLQTANNSPNIEILDHHYVIDIITQHHVPGKELNEGDIHCYGAYILDEKSKTIKKITSKITLAATGGAGHVYKNTTNPTIATGDGIAFVARAKGKVSNMQYYQFHPTALYNKIDGMLFLISEAVRGDGAKLRTKRGEKFMQKYDEREELASRDIVARAIDNEMKISGDEYVGLDCKEMNQEKFLEHFPNIYKKCKDEGIDPFTQLIPVVPACHYLMGGIEVDRDGQSSIRNLFAVGECTNSGLHGANRLASNSLLEGLVFGHNAAMKTVALLNENLFNFDDLKAVPEWNEEGMKIMDEMVIISYLRKQLQEMMSDLVGIVRSNRRLNMALQKHQEIAAAVDEIYHYSILSPQLSELRNLTTVAHLIITQSMEMTENKGAFYNKDLV, from the coding sequence ATGATAAAAGCGGATGTATTAGTAATCGGTTCCGGTATTTCCGGACTTTCTTATGCCATTAAAGTTTCTGAACAACTCCCTGATGCCAAAATCATCATTGTAACAAAGTCTGATGAAGACGAAAGCAATACCAAGTATGCACAGGGTGGCCTTGCTGTAGTTACTGATTTTCAGAAAGACAATTTTGAAAAACATATAGAAGACACCATGCGCGCCGGAGATGGTGAAAATAAACGCGATGTTGTAGAGATGGTAGTAAAAGAGGCCCCTGCAAGATTTAATGAAATTGTAGAATGGGGTGCCCAGTTCGATATGAAAAATGGCAAATTTGCCTTAGGAAGAGAAGGCGGCCACACCGAAAACAGAATCGTACATCATAAAGACATTACAGGTTTCGAAATTGAAAGAGCTCTGTTGCAAACAGCCAACAACAGCCCAAATATTGAAATTCTGGATCATCATTACGTAATTGATATCATCACTCAGCACCATGTTCCGGGAAAAGAACTTAATGAAGGGGACATTCATTGCTATGGTGCTTATATTCTGGATGAAAAATCCAAAACCATCAAAAAAATCACCTCGAAAATTACACTCGCTGCAACGGGAGGTGCCGGACATGTTTATAAAAACACCACCAATCCTACCATTGCAACAGGAGACGGAATTGCTTTTGTAGCCCGTGCAAAAGGAAAAGTTTCCAACATGCAGTACTACCAGTTCCATCCCACTGCCCTTTATAATAAGATTGACGGAATGCTTTTCCTGATTTCCGAAGCAGTACGGGGAGATGGCGCCAAATTAAGAACCAAAAGAGGTGAAAAATTCATGCAGAAATATGATGAGCGTGAAGAATTGGCCTCCAGAGATATTGTTGCCAGAGCTATTGATAACGAAATGAAAATTTCAGGAGATGAATATGTAGGCCTGGACTGCAAGGAAATGAATCAGGAAAAATTTCTTGAACACTTCCCGAATATCTATAAAAAATGTAAAGACGAAGGTATTGATCCATTCACTCAGTTAATTCCCGTAGTTCCTGCCTGCCACTACCTGATGGGAGGTATTGAAGTAGACAGAGATGGGCAGTCTTCCATCAGAAACCTTTTTGCAGTGGGAGAATGTACAAATTCCGGATTACATGGAGCCAACAGACTTGCTTCAAATTCTTTGTTAGAAGGACTGGTCTTCGGACACAATGCTGCCATGAAAACAGTTGCTCTTCTTAATGAAAATCTGTTCAATTTTGACGATCTGAAAGCCGTCCCGGAATGGAATGAAGAAGGAATGAAAATCATGGACGAAATGGTTATCATAAGCTATTTAAGAAAGCAGCTTCAGGAAATGATGAGCGATCTGGTAGGAATTGTAAGAAGCAACAGACGTCTGAATATGGCATTACAGAAACACCAGGAAATTGCTGCAGCTGTTGATGAAATCTATCACTATTCCATCCTTTCTCCACAATTATCAGAACTGCGAAACTTAACCACTGTTGCCCACCTCATCATTACCCAATCTATGGAAATGACAGAAAATAAAGGGGCATTTTACAATAAAGATTTAGTGTAA
- a CDS encoding NAD(P)H-dependent oxidoreductase, with the protein MNYLEALSRRYSVKKFNNQIIPQETLHNILESGKLSASSLGLQPYKILVVESEKMKEKLIPAFYNPSQISTCSHLVVIVSKKNIEENYIQGYFKHISEVRETPIEQLTPFRNSIHQHVNQKTRDEIFNWAEKQSYIVLANLMYAAAIENIDSCPMEGFRQDLIEEILNINPETEKVTVTLALGYRSEEDHFQHMKKVRKPNEKLFKFI; encoded by the coding sequence ATGAATTATTTGGAAGCTTTAAGCAGAAGATATTCTGTAAAGAAATTTAATAATCAAATTATTCCTCAGGAAACCCTTCACAACATTCTTGAGTCAGGAAAACTGTCTGCAAGCTCTCTGGGACTTCAACCTTATAAAATTCTTGTTGTTGAAAGTGAAAAAATGAAGGAGAAATTGATTCCTGCTTTTTATAATCCATCCCAGATCTCCACATGCTCTCATCTTGTTGTAATTGTTTCAAAGAAAAATATTGAAGAAAATTATATCCAGGGATATTTTAAACATATTTCCGAGGTAAGAGAAACTCCAATTGAGCAACTTACCCCATTCAGAAACAGCATCCACCAGCATGTAAATCAAAAAACACGGGATGAAATTTTCAACTGGGCAGAAAAACAGTCATACATTGTATTAGCCAATCTGATGTATGCCGCTGCTATTGAAAATATAGACTCCTGCCCCATGGAAGGTTTCAGGCAAGACCTCATAGAAGAGATCCTGAACATCAATCCTGAAACAGAAAAAGTAACCGTAACCCTCGCTTTAGGCTACCGTTCTGAGGAAGATCACTTCCAGCACATGAAAAAAGTAAGAAAACCAAACGAAAAATTGTTTAAATTTATTTAA
- the nadC gene encoding carboxylating nicotinate-nucleotide diphosphorylase — protein MKRPAYVTDKALKTFIKTALEEDIQDGDHSTLSTIPEELQQSAKLLVKQDCILAGVELAEIIFKTFDKNLKVETFIKDGTPCKVGDIALIVTGSARSILSTERFVLNCMQRMSGIATLTHDWDSRLVGTKTKLLDTRKTTPNFRMCEKWAVAIGGGTNHRYGLYDMIMLKDNHIDYNGSITNAVKMAKDYVKKTKKKLKIEVETRNLEEVQEAINAKVDRIMLDNMDVKTMKKAVKMINGSCESEASGGITRDMLKEIASTGVTYISVGALTHSAENIDLSLKAVK, from the coding sequence ATGAAAAGACCAGCATACGTTACAGATAAAGCATTAAAAACATTCATAAAAACTGCCCTTGAAGAAGATATCCAGGATGGGGACCACTCTACTCTTTCTACCATTCCTGAAGAACTCCAGCAAAGTGCAAAATTATTGGTAAAACAGGATTGCATTCTTGCAGGCGTTGAGTTGGCCGAAATCATTTTTAAAACTTTTGATAAAAATCTTAAGGTGGAAACTTTCATTAAAGATGGCACCCCTTGCAAAGTAGGAGATATCGCTCTTATTGTAACAGGAAGTGCCAGATCAATACTTTCTACTGAGAGATTTGTTCTTAACTGTATGCAGAGAATGAGCGGTATTGCAACCCTTACTCATGATTGGGATTCACGATTGGTAGGAACAAAAACCAAACTTTTAGATACCAGAAAAACAACTCCTAATTTCAGAATGTGTGAAAAATGGGCAGTGGCTATTGGTGGTGGAACCAATCATAGATATGGTCTTTATGATATGATTATGCTTAAAGATAATCATATTGACTATAATGGAAGTATTACCAATGCTGTAAAAATGGCGAAAGACTACGTTAAAAAGACGAAGAAAAAATTAAAAATTGAAGTCGAAACCAGGAATCTGGAAGAAGTTCAGGAAGCCATTAACGCAAAAGTCGACCGAATTATGCTTGATAATATGGACGTTAAGACCATGAAGAAAGCTGTAAAAATGATTAACGGCTCATGTGAGTCTGAAGCATCAGGCGGAATTACCCGGGATATGCTTAAAGAAATTGCATCTACAGGAGTAACCTATATCTCTGTAGGAGCTTTAACACACTCGGCTGAGAATATAGATTTGAGTCTCAAGGCCGTGAAATAG